The Engystomops pustulosus chromosome 1, aEngPut4.maternal, whole genome shotgun sequence genome has a window encoding:
- the HABP4 gene encoding intracellular hyaluronan-binding protein 4 isoform X1 — protein MKPLEGSPVSTTMQEAFGCAVANRFFQLLDDESDPLDFLHQASSEVEHKKKKEEEVAKKASNQKSNKKESQKDRKAIIANSTEAPGSKRAPKQSVQKVTQNENSGTEMKVERSERRTAFREFRSNIIEKPMEYSIDNFEKEKHVRNWVANQRGGFRGRGRGGFPRDMENDNLRGKREYERHSGSDRARVRAEDKRGGGGPRNWGSFKDAYSDVEPLPLENMEAIEPVDLMEEEQDARVPEEDAEDYVREMSLDEWKSMQDQSRPKIELNLRKPDSKMPSKALVIHKSKFKNNRKEDDENCHYGLRKPVNDITSQLDINFGSLPRPGRGGRGGGGGRGRVRRDEAFPHEIHDAHEFVLNPDDPEDFPALM, from the exons ATGAAACCATTAGAAGGGAGTCCTGTTTCCACCACTATGCAGGAAGCTTTTGGCTGTGCGGTAGCAAACCGCTTTTTCCAGCTTCTGGATGATGAGTCTGATCCCTTAGACTTTCTGCATCAGGCATCAAGTGAAGTTGAGCAtaagaagaaaaaagaggaggaaGTGGCCAAAAAAGCTTCCAaccaaaaaagcaacaaaaaagaatcccAAAAGGACAGAAAGGCAATCATTGCAAACAGCACAGAAGCCCCAG GCTCTAAGCGAGCGCCAAAACAGTCTGTGCAAAAAGTGACTCAGAATGAAAACAGTGGCACAGAAATGAAAGTGGAAAGATCAGAACGTCGGACCGCCTTCAGGGAGTTCCGTTCCAATATTATAGAAAAGCCCATGGAGTACAGCATTGACAA CTTTGAAAAGGAAAAGCATGTAAGAAATTGGGTTGCAAACCAGAGAGGTGGGTTTcgaggcagagggagaggaggcTTTCCACGAGATATGGAGAATGACAATCTAAGAGGAAAACGGGAATATGAAAGACACAGTGGCAGTGATCGAGC TAGAGTAAGAGCAGAAGACAAgagaggtggtggtggacctCGCAACTGGGGCTCATTTAAAGATGCTTACAG TGATGTTGAGCCATTGCCTTTGGAAAACATGGAAGCCATTGAACCTGTTGATCTTATGGAGGAAGAGCAAGATGCCAG AGTGCCTGAAGAGGATGCTGAAGACTATGTCAGAGAGATGTCACTAGATGAATGGAAGTCTATGCAGGACCAAAGCAGACCAAAGATTGAACTTAATCTGCGTAAACCAGATTCTAAAATGCCTTCCAAAGCTCTTGTTATCCACAAATCAAAATTTAagaat AATAGAAAGGAGGATGATGAAAATTGCCATTATGGATTACGCAAACCTGTCAATGATATCACATCTCAGCTGGATATCAACTTTGGAAGCCTCCCCCGTCCAGGACGTGGGGGAAGAGGTGGCGGTGGAGGTCGTGGACGTGTTAGAAGAGACGAGGCATTTCCCCATGAAATCCACGAT GCGCACGAGTTTGTCTTAAACCCCGATGATCCTGAAGACTTTCCAGCTCTGATGTGA
- the HABP4 gene encoding intracellular hyaluronan-binding protein 4 isoform X3 — MKPLEGSPVSTTMQEAFGCAVANRFFQLLDDESDPLDFLHQASSEVEHKKKKEEEVAKKASNQKSNKKESQKDRKAIIANSTEAPGSKRAPKQSVQKVTQNENSGTEMKVERSERRTAFREFRSNIIEKPMEYSIDNFEKEKHVRNWVANQRGGFRGRGRGGFPRDMENDNLRGKREYERHSGSDRADVEPLPLENMEAIEPVDLMEEEQDARVPEEDAEDYVREMSLDEWKSMQDQSRPKIELNLRKPDSKMPSKALVIHKSKFKNNRKEDDENCHYGLRKPVNDITSQLDINFGSLPRPGRGGRGGGGGRGRVRRDEAFPHEIHDAHEFVLNPDDPEDFPALM, encoded by the exons ATGAAACCATTAGAAGGGAGTCCTGTTTCCACCACTATGCAGGAAGCTTTTGGCTGTGCGGTAGCAAACCGCTTTTTCCAGCTTCTGGATGATGAGTCTGATCCCTTAGACTTTCTGCATCAGGCATCAAGTGAAGTTGAGCAtaagaagaaaaaagaggaggaaGTGGCCAAAAAAGCTTCCAaccaaaaaagcaacaaaaaagaatcccAAAAGGACAGAAAGGCAATCATTGCAAACAGCACAGAAGCCCCAG GCTCTAAGCGAGCGCCAAAACAGTCTGTGCAAAAAGTGACTCAGAATGAAAACAGTGGCACAGAAATGAAAGTGGAAAGATCAGAACGTCGGACCGCCTTCAGGGAGTTCCGTTCCAATATTATAGAAAAGCCCATGGAGTACAGCATTGACAA CTTTGAAAAGGAAAAGCATGTAAGAAATTGGGTTGCAAACCAGAGAGGTGGGTTTcgaggcagagggagaggaggcTTTCCACGAGATATGGAGAATGACAATCTAAGAGGAAAACGGGAATATGAAAGACACAGTGGCAGTGATCGAGC TGATGTTGAGCCATTGCCTTTGGAAAACATGGAAGCCATTGAACCTGTTGATCTTATGGAGGAAGAGCAAGATGCCAG AGTGCCTGAAGAGGATGCTGAAGACTATGTCAGAGAGATGTCACTAGATGAATGGAAGTCTATGCAGGACCAAAGCAGACCAAAGATTGAACTTAATCTGCGTAAACCAGATTCTAAAATGCCTTCCAAAGCTCTTGTTATCCACAAATCAAAATTTAagaat AATAGAAAGGAGGATGATGAAAATTGCCATTATGGATTACGCAAACCTGTCAATGATATCACATCTCAGCTGGATATCAACTTTGGAAGCCTCCCCCGTCCAGGACGTGGGGGAAGAGGTGGCGGTGGAGGTCGTGGACGTGTTAGAAGAGACGAGGCATTTCCCCATGAAATCCACGAT GCGCACGAGTTTGTCTTAAACCCCGATGATCCTGAAGACTTTCCAGCTCTGATGTGA
- the HABP4 gene encoding intracellular hyaluronan-binding protein 4 isoform X2, which translates to MKPLEGSPVSTTMQEAFGCAVANRFFQLLDDESDPLDFLHQASSEVEHKKKKEEEVAKKASNQKSNKKESQKDRKAIIANSTEAPGSKRAPKQSVQKVTQNENSGTEMKVERSERRTAFREFRSNIIEKPMEYSIDNFEKEKHVRNWVANQRGGFRGRGRGGFPRDMENDNLRGKREYERHSGSDRAVRAEDKRGGGGPRNWGSFKDAYSDVEPLPLENMEAIEPVDLMEEEQDARVPEEDAEDYVREMSLDEWKSMQDQSRPKIELNLRKPDSKMPSKALVIHKSKFKNNRKEDDENCHYGLRKPVNDITSQLDINFGSLPRPGRGGRGGGGGRGRVRRDEAFPHEIHDAHEFVLNPDDPEDFPALM; encoded by the exons ATGAAACCATTAGAAGGGAGTCCTGTTTCCACCACTATGCAGGAAGCTTTTGGCTGTGCGGTAGCAAACCGCTTTTTCCAGCTTCTGGATGATGAGTCTGATCCCTTAGACTTTCTGCATCAGGCATCAAGTGAAGTTGAGCAtaagaagaaaaaagaggaggaaGTGGCCAAAAAAGCTTCCAaccaaaaaagcaacaaaaaagaatcccAAAAGGACAGAAAGGCAATCATTGCAAACAGCACAGAAGCCCCAG GCTCTAAGCGAGCGCCAAAACAGTCTGTGCAAAAAGTGACTCAGAATGAAAACAGTGGCACAGAAATGAAAGTGGAAAGATCAGAACGTCGGACCGCCTTCAGGGAGTTCCGTTCCAATATTATAGAAAAGCCCATGGAGTACAGCATTGACAA CTTTGAAAAGGAAAAGCATGTAAGAAATTGGGTTGCAAACCAGAGAGGTGGGTTTcgaggcagagggagaggaggcTTTCCACGAGATATGGAGAATGACAATCTAAGAGGAAAACGGGAATATGAAAGACACAGTGGCAGTGATCGAGC AGTAAGAGCAGAAGACAAgagaggtggtggtggacctCGCAACTGGGGCTCATTTAAAGATGCTTACAG TGATGTTGAGCCATTGCCTTTGGAAAACATGGAAGCCATTGAACCTGTTGATCTTATGGAGGAAGAGCAAGATGCCAG AGTGCCTGAAGAGGATGCTGAAGACTATGTCAGAGAGATGTCACTAGATGAATGGAAGTCTATGCAGGACCAAAGCAGACCAAAGATTGAACTTAATCTGCGTAAACCAGATTCTAAAATGCCTTCCAAAGCTCTTGTTATCCACAAATCAAAATTTAagaat AATAGAAAGGAGGATGATGAAAATTGCCATTATGGATTACGCAAACCTGTCAATGATATCACATCTCAGCTGGATATCAACTTTGGAAGCCTCCCCCGTCCAGGACGTGGGGGAAGAGGTGGCGGTGGAGGTCGTGGACGTGTTAGAAGAGACGAGGCATTTCCCCATGAAATCCACGAT GCGCACGAGTTTGTCTTAAACCCCGATGATCCTGAAGACTTTCCAGCTCTGATGTGA